gaaaaatctaaaaaaaaaaaatgtgttgtcGAAATTggtactaaagaatatgtccaccaaattttataaaattctgaactttttgaatatttttatgttcTTAACATGGCTTAGCATGACAAAATTGTATGGAGTGTACCGAAACttcttaattttaaggtaactcctacTTTCGAGCACTAAGTATCCATGCATTGGGTACGTGCTACGATACATTTCTCAACTCTAATTTACTTTAGTTTGCGAATCACTCTTTTGTGGGCCACGATTTCTGCTCCAGGCCGTAATTTCAATCAATTGGTGAAGACATTGATAagttttctcactttttactatttttatcaagATTTTTGCGAACTTAACGATTTCCAATCAGTTTTTGTTGCTCAGAAACCACATTAAGGTACAGTGAGAAAAACggttgttgatttttttgagaagATTCCATTGATTCAACCACAGTGTTTttgattcaaataaatatgcCATGGTATTAAAATCGAACAAATTCGTCTGAAAGTTTATAATATTGTAATGATTGTGTAGCATCGTGGGGGGTGAGGGCTCGCAATGGGATACAAGGTGAATAAAAGATGAGTTTCTTGCTCTTCAAATgtttgccatttttccaagtcttctgATAGAAAACATCTGTTGAAGAATtcgtttgttaaattttatcttATCATCGATCAAGGAAAACGTGGTAGCGCTATCGCTTCTTTCCTATTTTCAACAGAAATTCACGGCAATTAGcgtgtcgtcaaatttgtcCACATCGGAATCGAGTTGTAATTCACGTTTTTAATTTTAGTCTCGATTCAATTACGGAAAAAGAAGGATCGTCGAAATGTCAAGATTCGTAATAATTCTCTGGGCTTCCGTTCTCATCGCTTCGGTAAGTGagctcgatcgttttttttttaaagaagtTCATCTGGTACCGAGTCAGTCAAAGGAAAAATTagtataattgaaaaatggtagaaatgtagaagaaaaaacaagtttatGTTAATTATAgggtaatatggggcaaaatggacacttaaggatttaagcaagtttcattgatgagcatatggtctttcaactatttttgagtcccaaaattgatgcccagtccgtgtttcccgaatttcgtaaaaaaaaaaaatttcgggacAAAACGGACACGGCCCCgtagaggcataaaaatcgaaaaatcgacatttttcgaaatgtaacAGTTTAGGAGAcaaaaaaaagctcaccaagACAGCCAAGTCCTCGTCTTTTGAAGACGtttgttgcattttttgcgaAGGGTTACAATCGTTATCCTCTGAAgattggatttactgtgtaacatgcaaaaaatgggcaCACGCCTTGTGTACAAGTGTTGAAGACGAAGATGTCAGCTatgagtgcgatttttgtaaaaaaatgaataaaaaatcttctttccttattcgtaccttgattactattgtggtttttaaaaatacgttaaaaaagcgaatagatagtgagaaagtagtttgggatctattttgctctgaaactcttgaattttttggggatgtcactgtggaattcaacaatttactaTGATATATAGTCAGGACACGAtttggaaccgaaaaaaaaattttatgcattttatgaaatttcagtttcgggaaagtccattttgccccggaATTCAACTCTATGTACACGTTCAAAATGGACACGTGGCAAAACGGGCacagtgtccattttgccccatattaccctacatcaatattttctcacccGTCTTCCATATATTATTGGAAGTCCCTAGTGTGAATTGTGTCGATCGAAAAACGTAGATTCCGGTTTCAAAAAGCCGAGTGGATGCAACGTTGCCATCATAAAAGTAACATATGCGTTAAGCTCCCAATAATcatcatttttcgtgaaaaaaaatcattaattgcgAACTTTATAAGTATTGAGTGGATTTAACGAAGCTGTAGCATATGcttcagatatttttctatcacttATGGAAGTTCGTCAATGTCTGCAAATTTCATTCTGGAGAAtccctttcaatttttttctcacgaacaaAGTATCCTCGGGGCTTAAAATGTTGACAGGATATTTTTTAGTTATACATTActgtatacaaatttttaaattgaaatctCTTTGTTAATTCGATTACCAGATGAccttatttaaaaactcattttcaaGCTAATTTGATCAGTCTCCATATTCAAAATCGTAGTAATGAGAAATCGCTCAATTCGTTTGCTGCTCAATGATTTTCTCATTCGAAGTATTTCGCTGTGTTTTACGATGTAGCAGGGAATGGCTGccgatttgaaaaatccagATCATGACACTGTTATTCGTCTGATCAATTATTCAATCACGATCATAAACGAAGGCTTCAAGGTATTCAAAGAACGAGTGAAACATCGGAGTCAAGAAAGTAATCGAATCCAATTGGAAGTTACTAAAGAgtttacacaaaacatatcgGTTAAAGTTAACAACGTAAGGAAAAGTTTGTCTCAGAAAATTGCCTGATGATCATTAGATTCCAGTCACTGCTGCGAATCGTCATTTTGATAATTATGATTACTTCTTTTGCTGATTCTCTTTCGCAGACGTTTCTCACTATTCGAAGGTCGATGAACACTACGAAAGAGGAGTCAATTGAAGAAGATAAATGCAGAAAATGGCGTTCTGATTATCACGAGGCGGGAATAAAATTATTGGGAAATTTGAGTTCCTGTATCAAAAGTGCAATGGACAAGGTGGCCAATCCGGTGGAACGAATCCACGGGATAGCCTACGAAAAGATAAAAGCTCTGAGGCAGTTTAAAGCTACCGTACGTTTTTGTCATGAATCGGAATCTGATTGTGTTGATGTGAGTAATAATAAATTCTCCTACAAAATGGTTTTCAGTGCTTTTCATTGAGTCAAAATTGCCCTGGAAATTTGGCcgtgaaatttaaaaattgaccAAT
The window above is part of the Venturia canescens isolate UGA chromosome 5, ASM1945775v1, whole genome shotgun sequence genome. Proteins encoded here:
- the LOC122410866 gene encoding uncharacterized protein, with amino-acid sequence MSRFVIILWASVLIASQGMAADLKNPDHDTVIRLINYSITIINEGFKVFKERVKHRSQESNRIQLEVTKEFTQNISVKVNNTFLTIRRSMNTTKEESIEEDKCRKWRSDYHEAGIKLLGNLSSCIKSAMDKVANPVERIHGIAYEKIKALRQFKATVRFCHESESDCVDDSEVVKSIFYWFIIHTLEDFDDFMQATGRSSIVNAVYKSPLYGDFIEKENIVFKHTECALVIS